In the genome of Falsirhodobacter halotolerans, one region contains:
- a CDS encoding AI-2E family transporter, whose amino-acid sequence MTGQERDGRATATVKTHPLSRIPLISDLSIARWMLLLVLIAAVYFFHGFLVPVLAAMIISFASWPVFCRVRTRFGISSLLAATLFIAVIVLFLVTPLTLALIYAFQELQSWIAWLFQVNAEGAPTPQWLLSLPQIGDWIDEKWATYVGRPGAIAEVIQLTSGNTIASVYRSVVTVGGIAFHLALNLLFMLIALFVFYKDGDKIAAQIDVVGARVLPDRWTRLSRVVPLTISSTVMGMTVIAIGEGVILGLAYWLAGVPSAVALGVITGFMALIPGGAPLAFTLVSVYLVASGSVFAGVALFLWGTVELFIVDKTIRPVLVGGPVKMPFLPTFFGLVGGVKTMGLVGLFIGPVLMALLVAIWREWVRERAL is encoded by the coding sequence ATGACGGGGCAGGAACGTGACGGCAGGGCGACTGCCACGGTCAAGACCCATCCGTTGTCGCGTATTCCCCTGATCAGTGATCTGTCCATCGCGCGCTGGATGCTGTTGCTGGTCCTGATCGCGGCCGTGTATTTTTTCCATGGCTTTCTGGTTCCGGTTCTTGCGGCCATGATCATCAGCTTTGCCAGTTGGCCCGTGTTTTGCCGGGTTCGGACCCGGTTCGGGATCAGCTCGTTGCTGGCGGCAACCTTGTTCATCGCGGTGATCGTCCTGTTCCTCGTGACGCCGCTGACCCTTGCGCTGATCTACGCGTTTCAGGAGCTGCAGTCCTGGATTGCCTGGCTTTTCCAAGTGAATGCCGAAGGGGCGCCCACGCCGCAATGGCTGCTGTCCTTGCCCCAGATCGGGGATTGGATCGACGAAAAATGGGCAACCTATGTCGGCCGACCCGGCGCGATTGCCGAGGTCATTCAACTGACGAGCGGAAACACCATCGCATCGGTTTACCGAAGCGTGGTGACGGTGGGGGGAATTGCCTTTCACCTGGCGTTGAACTTGCTGTTCATGCTGATCGCCCTGTTCGTGTTTTATAAAGACGGTGATAAGATCGCGGCGCAGATCGACGTGGTCGGGGCACGGGTTCTGCCGGACCGTTGGACCCGCCTGTCGCGCGTGGTCCCGCTGACGATCAGTTCGACCGTCATGGGCATGACGGTCATCGCGATCGGTGAGGGGGTTATCCTGGGCCTCGCTTATTGGCTGGCGGGGGTGCCGTCGGCGGTGGCCTTGGGGGTGATCACGGGGTTCATGGCGCTTATTCCGGGTGGCGCGCCGTTGGCCTTTACCTTGGTCTCGGTCTATCTTGTGGCCAGCGGTTCGGTCTTTGCCGGTGTGGCCTTGTTTCTGTGGGGAACGGTGGAACTGTTCATCGTCGACAAAACGATCCGGCCGGTTCTTGTGGGTGGGCCGGTGAAAATGCCGTTTCTGCCGACCTTCTTCGGGCTTGTCGGCGGTGTGAAGACGATGGGACTGGTCGGCCTGTTCATCGGACCGGTGCTTATGGCGCTGCTTGTTGCGATTTGGCGGGAATGGGTGCGGGAGCGGGCACTGTAG
- a CDS encoding N-acetylmuramidase domain-containing protein yields the protein MVPVGLTGRALALAATDVARTTLRSASWGLKQIIGFNHKAAGYANAGDMMAAFCDAEALHLEAMVAFIASEGLDDDLRRHDWSGFARGYNGAGYAQHGYQTRLAAAFKRWQAIPDVLAPTLPKIGLGARGPAVKTAQQRLLAAGHDPRAVDGWFGDNTRHATIAFQSAHGLVPDGIIGPKTWASLTPHVDTV from the coding sequence ATGGTCCCAGTCGGGTTAACGGGCCGCGCGCTGGCCTTGGCCGCAACTGATGTTGCCCGCACGACGTTGCGCTCGGCGTCGTGGGGGTTAAAGCAGATCATTGGGTTCAATCATAAGGCGGCGGGCTATGCCAATGCCGGCGACATGATGGCGGCGTTCTGCGATGCGGAGGCCCTGCATCTGGAGGCGATGGTTGCGTTCATAGCATCCGAAGGCTTGGACGATGACCTGCGCCGTCACGACTGGTCCGGCTTCGCGCGCGGCTACAACGGGGCGGGCTATGCGCAGCACGGCTATCAGACCCGCCTCGCTGCTGCTTTCAAACGCTGGCAGGCCATCCCGGACGTGCTGGCGCCGACCCTTCCCAAGATCGGCCTCGGCGCGCGCGGCCCAGCGGTGAAGACCGCGCAGCAGCGGCTGCTGGCGGCCGGGCACGATCCCCGCGCCGTCGACGGCTGGTTCGGTGACAACACCCGCCACGCGACCATCGCCTTCCAATCCGCCCATGGCCTCGTGCCGGACGGCATCATCGGGCCCAAAACCTGGGCGTCCCTCACTCCTCACGTGGATACTGTCTGA
- a CDS encoding DUF6527 family protein, which yields MGVLGKKLRGGDGGSVFFDCPGCGWRHRVTVGDGPGPRWGYNGNPDAPTFTPSVLVTYDGPDAD from the coding sequence ATGGGCGTGCTTGGGAAAAAACTGCGCGGCGGAGACGGCGGAAGCGTGTTCTTCGACTGCCCGGGGTGCGGGTGGCGTCATAGGGTTACCGTCGGTGACGGCCCCGGACCGAGGTGGGGCTACAACGGGAATCCCGACGCCCCGACATTCACGCCCTCGGTGCTGGTCACATACGACGGGCCCGATGCGGACTAA
- a CDS encoding spike base protein, RCAP_Rcc01079 family translates to MPSRFAKFHKGVTAPAVGAVAVTPSDTQDLTEEIRGVTLGVGGTLRYLGGDGMTYTTGDLPAGTYPLFAQRILASGTTAQKITGWI, encoded by the coding sequence ATGCCAAGCCGTTTTGCCAAATTTCACAAGGGCGTCACGGCGCCCGCCGTCGGGGCCGTTGCCGTCACACCGTCCGACACCCAAGACCTGACCGAGGAGATTCGGGGGGTGACATTGGGCGTTGGGGGGACGCTGAGGTATCTGGGCGGCGATGGGATGACTTATACCACGGGCGACCTGCCCGCTGGCACATATCCCCTTTTTGCCCAACGCATTCTTGCATCAGGCACCACCGCTCAGAAGATCACCGGCTGGATCTGA
- the kdsA gene encoding 3-deoxy-8-phosphooctulonate synthase: MKTVTIGNCTVGNDRPLLVISGPCQLETLDHAQMIAGRMAEICAKAGAQYVFKASFDKANRTSLRGRRGVGMEAGLKILETIRATGLPILTDVHDVAQAKEAATVVDVIQIPAFLCRQTDLLLAAGETGAAINIKKGQFLAPWDMANVADKVASTGNERILLTERGASFGYNVLVADMRGLPIMARTGYPVIMDATHSVQQPGGLGGSSGGQREFAPVMARAAVSLGIAGVFIETHEDPDNSPSDGPNMIALRDMDRVIDSLMQFDRLAKADPLHV, from the coding sequence ATGAAAACCGTAACCATCGGCAACTGCACCGTCGGCAACGATCGCCCCCTGCTTGTCATCTCGGGCCCATGCCAGCTGGAAACGCTGGATCACGCCCAGATGATCGCCGGCCGTATGGCGGAAATCTGCGCCAAGGCCGGTGCGCAATACGTGTTCAAGGCAAGCTTCGACAAGGCGAACCGCACATCGCTACGCGGGCGACGCGGCGTCGGGATGGAGGCTGGCCTTAAAATTCTGGAGACGATCCGCGCGACCGGCCTGCCCATCCTGACCGATGTGCATGATGTCGCCCAAGCGAAAGAGGCGGCGACCGTCGTGGATGTCATCCAGATCCCCGCCTTCCTGTGCCGTCAGACCGATCTGCTGTTGGCCGCCGGTGAGACGGGCGCAGCGATCAACATCAAGAAGGGTCAGTTTCTCGCGCCTTGGGACATGGCGAATGTCGCGGACAAAGTCGCATCAACCGGAAACGAGCGTATCTTGCTGACCGAACGCGGCGCATCCTTCGGGTATAATGTCTTGGTGGCCGACATGCGCGGCCTGCCGATCATGGCCCGCACCGGTTATCCCGTCATCATGGACGCAACTCATTCGGTGCAGCAGCCGGGCGGCCTTGGCGGCTCCTCGGGCGGGCAGCGTGAATTTGCGCCGGTCATGGCGCGGGCCGCGGTCAGCTTGGGAATTGCGGGCGTCTTCATCGAAACACATGAAGACCCCGACAATTCGCCGTCGGACGGCCCCAACATGATCGCCTTGCGCGACATGGACCGGGTGATCGACAGCCTTATGCAGTTCGATCGGCTGGCCAAGGCCGATCCGCTGCATGTCTGA
- a CDS encoding capsule biosynthesis protein — protein MNTKLTAKRYNTRSAAAAPVSDQKPENLFEPQDDGLGPGTIPPEKASPPVTEEELAAVQAEGLTGRQLRLARRIAAKHNITGPSDEALVVLLRRAGVDPLQRSSMMDLVVSGKGDTSVQLPQKIEPMKVPSTEHRAEESHLRDLREIQKDIAKRRRRKVTYLFARLAFFVALPTVIAGYYFHSVATPLYSTESQFVIQQAQNPTESGGLGGMLATPSLSTVQDSVAVQGYLQSREAMERLDADEGFREAFSGDHMDVLQRLPANPTLEDVYSTYEDNVKISYDPTEGIVKMEVTAPEPGDVVRFSQALIGYAEQQVDQLTQRMREDQMAGARQGYEDAEAKVTLAQENLVNLQERFRIISSDVEVTLVTQQLSQLDTQLLQERLSLAQLSANAAPNEARMQPIRARIERLESEVTDLRARLTETTAGGDSLARLQAQLAVAQADVETRQTIMADSLRAMETARVEATRQTRYLSRSVNPVLPDEPAYPRAFENTLVSFLVFLGIYLMISMTVAILREQVSS, from the coding sequence ATGAATACCAAGCTCACAGCTAAACGTTACAACACGCGCAGCGCGGCGGCGGCCCCGGTTTCTGACCAGAAGCCTGAAAACCTGTTCGAGCCGCAGGATGACGGACTGGGGCCGGGCACCATCCCGCCCGAAAAGGCATCCCCCCCCGTGACCGAGGAGGAACTGGCCGCGGTTCAGGCGGAAGGCCTGACCGGCCGCCAGTTGCGCCTGGCCCGCCGGATCGCCGCCAAGCACAACATCACCGGCCCCTCGGACGAGGCGCTGGTCGTGCTGTTGCGGCGGGCGGGGGTCGATCCGTTGCAGCGGTCGTCGATGATGGATCTCGTGGTGTCCGGCAAGGGCGACACTTCGGTCCAGTTGCCGCAGAAGATCGAACCGATGAAGGTTCCGTCCACCGAACATCGGGCTGAGGAATCGCACCTGCGCGACCTGCGCGAGATCCAGAAGGACATCGCCAAACGACGTCGTCGCAAGGTGACCTATCTGTTCGCGCGCCTGGCGTTTTTCGTGGCGCTTCCGACGGTTATCGCCGGATATTACTTCCATTCCGTCGCCACGCCGCTTTACTCCACCGAATCGCAATTCGTCATTCAACAGGCCCAGAACCCGACCGAATCCGGCGGCTTGGGGGGAATGCTGGCCACGCCATCGCTTTCGACGGTGCAGGATTCCGTTGCCGTTCAGGGCTATCTGCAATCGCGTGAGGCGATGGAGCGTCTGGATGCCGATGAGGGGTTCCGCGAAGCGTTTTCGGGCGACCATATGGATGTGCTGCAGCGTCTTCCGGCAAATCCGACTCTTGAAGATGTCTACAGCACCTACGAAGACAACGTGAAGATTTCCTACGATCCCACGGAAGGGATTGTGAAAATGGAGGTCACCGCACCCGAGCCCGGCGACGTGGTCCGGTTCTCGCAGGCGCTGATCGGATATGCCGAACAGCAGGTGGATCAACTGACCCAACGTATGCGCGAAGACCAGATGGCGGGCGCGCGTCAGGGGTATGAGGATGCCGAGGCGAAGGTGACGCTGGCGCAGGAAAATCTTGTGAACCTGCAGGAGAGGTTCCGCATCATTTCCTCGGATGTGGAGGTGACGCTGGTGACGCAGCAATTGAGCCAGCTTGACACCCAACTTCTGCAGGAGCGTCTGTCACTGGCGCAGCTTTCGGCCAATGCCGCACCGAACGAGGCGCGGATGCAGCCCATTCGCGCCCGCATCGAACGGTTGGAAAGCGAGGTGACGGACCTTCGCGCGCGGCTGACGGAAACCACGGCGGGCGGCGATTCCCTCGCGCGGCTTCAGGCGCAGCTTGCGGTGGCACAGGCCGATGTGGAAACCCGCCAGACGATCATGGCCGATTCCCTGCGCGCCATGGAAACCGCCCGGGTGGAGGCGACGCGCCAAACGCGCTATCTGTCACGCTCGGTCAATCCGGTGCTGCCGGACGAACCCGCCTATCCGCGTGCCTTCGAGAATACGCTCGTGTCGTTTCTCGTGTTTCTGGGCATTTATCTGATGATTTCCATGACCGTCGCGATCCTTCGCGAACAAGTGTCTTCGTAA
- a CDS encoding ABC transporter ATP-binding protein, which produces MIEFNAVSKSFWTGTQRKVILDRASFRVELGRSLGILAPNGTGKTTLINMMAGLEKPDEGTITRKSRISFPLGFMGGIVNKHTANENARYIARLYGLDPDYVESFCRWLTDIKEYFDMPVATYSAGMRSRFMFSLMLALEFDIYLIDEGMPSTTDVEFNRKAGMILQQRLANGTLVIVSHQPSTLEKFCRTAAVLRNGQLYMFDSLEEARRLYEYQAHS; this is translated from the coding sequence ATGATCGAATTCAACGCCGTCAGCAAATCGTTCTGGACCGGAACGCAGCGCAAGGTCATCCTCGACCGGGCGTCGTTCCGCGTCGAACTGGGGCGGTCCCTCGGCATTCTTGCACCGAACGGAACCGGCAAAACCACGCTGATCAACATGATGGCCGGTCTGGAGAAACCCGACGAGGGAACGATCACCCGCAAGTCGCGCATCTCGTTTCCGCTGGGGTTCATGGGCGGCATCGTCAACAAGCATACGGCGAACGAGAATGCCCGCTATATCGCGCGCCTTTACGGGCTGGACCCCGATTATGTCGAAAGTTTTTGCCGCTGGCTGACGGACATCAAGGAATACTTCGACATGCCGGTCGCGACCTATTCTGCCGGAATGCGGTCGCGGTTCATGTTTTCCTTGATGCTGGCGCTGGAATTCGACATCTACCTTATCGATGAGGGCATGCCGTCCACCACCGATGTCGAGTTCAATCGCAAGGCGGGGATGATCCTGCAGCAGCGCTTGGCCAACGGCACGCTTGTGATCGTGTCGCACCAACCGTCCACGCTGGAAAAGTTCTGTCGCACCGCGGCGGTTCTGCGCAACGGCCAGCTTTACATGTTCGACTCGCTGGAGGAGGCGCGGCGCCTTTATGAATACCAAGCTCACAGCTAA
- a CDS encoding SseB family protein, with translation MTPLDKAYAAMAAHPDDDTARLAFYERLADGELVLLLEEEATGGNVTPRIFPLEDGPYVLAFDSEEKMAAFSGSIAAYAALPGRVIAQQLAGQGTGLGLNLGADSAMLLPPEAVDWLAGTLGHAPEAAEATPVAFHAPQVPQRLLDALGQKLAPAGGLASHALIAGVSYSDGRRGHLLAFIGARDGAEEALARAVGEALTFSGIEAGEMDVVCLPDGPAARRMTELGLRLAMPAPVAPERPAPTAPGRDPERPPRLR, from the coding sequence ATGACCCCCCTCGACAAGGCCTATGCCGCCATGGCCGCCCATCCCGATGACGACACCGCGCGGCTGGCCTTTTACGAACGGCTGGCGGATGGAGAGCTGGTCCTGCTGCTGGAGGAGGAGGCGACGGGCGGCAACGTCACCCCGCGTATCTTTCCGCTGGAGGATGGCCCCTATGTCCTGGCCTTCGACAGCGAGGAGAAAATGGCCGCGTTCTCCGGGTCGATCGCCGCTTATGCCGCATTGCCGGGCCGGGTGATCGCGCAGCAATTGGCGGGGCAGGGCACGGGGCTGGGTTTGAACCTTGGCGCCGACAGCGCGATGCTGCTCCCGCCCGAGGCGGTGGACTGGCTGGCGGGAACGCTGGGCCACGCCCCGGAGGCCGCCGAGGCGACGCCGGTCGCATTCCACGCGCCGCAGGTGCCGCAGCGGCTGCTGGACGCGCTTGGGCAGAAGCTTGCCCCGGCCGGGGGCTTGGCCTCGCACGCCTTGATCGCAGGCGTTTCCTACTCCGACGGCCGGCGGGGGCACCTTCTGGCCTTCATCGGCGCGCGCGACGGCGCGGAGGAGGCTCTGGCCCGCGCCGTGGGCGAAGCGCTTACGTTTTCGGGGATCGAGGCGGGCGAGATGGACGTCGTCTGCCTGCCAGACGGTCCCGCCGCGCGCCGGATGACCGAACTGGGCCTTCGTCTGGCGATGCCCGCCCCCGTCGCCCCCGAACGCCCGGCCCCCACCGCTCCGGGCCGCGACCCGGAGCGTCCGCCGCGGCTTCGCTGA
- the rplM gene encoding 50S ribosomal protein L13, with the protein MKTFTATPADIEKKWILIDAEGIVLGRLATIVANILRGKNKPTFTPHMDMGDNVIVINADKVQMTGNKRADKRYYWHTGHPGGIKFRTAAQVLDGAHPERVVTKAVERMITRNSLGRQQMTNLRVYASAEHPHEAQQPTVLDLASLNPKNTRSA; encoded by the coding sequence ATGAAAACCTTCACCGCTACTCCGGCGGACATCGAAAAGAAGTGGATCCTGATCGACGCCGAAGGCATCGTTCTGGGCCGCCTCGCCACGATCGTCGCCAACATCCTGCGCGGCAAGAACAAGCCGACCTTCACGCCGCACATGGACATGGGCGACAACGTGATCGTCATCAACGCCGACAAGGTGCAGATGACCGGCAACAAGCGCGCCGACAAACGCTACTACTGGCACACCGGCCACCCGGGCGGCATCAAGTTCCGCACTGCGGCCCAGGTTCTGGACGGCGCCCACCCCGAGCGTGTGGTGACCAAAGCCGTTGAGCGTATGATCACCCGCAACAGCCTTGGCCGTCAGCAGATGACCAATCTGCGCGTCTATGCAAGCGCCGAACATCCGCATGAAGCGCAGCAGCCGACCGTTCTCGACCTTGCGTCGCTGAACCCGAAAAACACGCGGAGCGCCTGA
- the rpsI gene encoding 30S ribosomal protein S9, with product MADIKTLDDLKSAVSETAPAQTETPLREAVRDAQGRAYATGKRKDAVARVWIKPGSGKVTVNGKEMAVYFARPVLQMILRQPFQITNVEGQFDVVATVAGGGLSGQAGAVKHGVSKALQLYDPALRGALKAAGFLTRDSRVVERKKYGKAKARRSFQFSKR from the coding sequence ATGGCTGACATCAAGACCCTCGACGATCTGAAATCGGCAGTGTCGGAGACGGCTCCGGCCCAAACCGAAACCCCGCTGCGCGAAGCTGTTCGCGACGCACAGGGCCGCGCCTATGCCACGGGCAAGCGGAAGGACGCGGTCGCCCGCGTCTGGATCAAGCCGGGTTCGGGCAAGGTCACCGTCAATGGCAAGGAAATGGCCGTGTATTTCGCGCGTCCGGTGCTGCAGATGATCCTGCGCCAGCCGTTCCAGATCACCAATGTCGAAGGCCAGTTCGACGTCGTGGCCACGGTTGCCGGCGGCGGTCTGTCCGGTCAGGCCGGTGCTGTGAAGCACGGCGTGTCCAAGGCCCTGCAGCTTTATGATCCCGCCCTGCGTGGGGCCCTGAAAGCCGCAGGCTTCCTGACCCGCGACAGCCGCGTGGTGGAACGGAAGAAATACGGTAAGGCCAAGGCGCGCCGCAGCTTCCAGTTCTCGAAGCGCTGA
- a CDS encoding DUF1127 domain-containing protein: MSPLPTTVVAPARPPIARLVTGFVSRLVEWDRRYRASRHVAQLDDRLLHDVGLHRTDLKNAAPRLTRRD, translated from the coding sequence ATGTCGCCCCTGCCTACCACCGTAGTTGCCCCGGCCCGTCCGCCGATCGCGCGGCTGGTCACCGGCTTTGTCTCCAGGCTGGTGGAATGGGACCGCCGCTATCGTGCCAGTCGCCATGTCGCGCAACTGGATGATCGGCTGCTGCATGATGTCGGCCTTCACCGCACGGATCTTAAGAACGCCGCCCCCCGACTGACACGCCGCGACTGA
- a CDS encoding PLP-dependent aminotransferase family protein, translated as MTDTNWCPDLTQYEGPKYLALSRALRDAVRNGTLPAESRLPTVRDLAWRLEITPGTVSRAYQLATQEGLLQATVGRGTFVAATSPQLGPTQPLIVDRALVGQGTVDLRSPSLPHLGQAQAFRSAMLRVADKIEDDYVDYQTQAAEMDLRLAVVDWVADRQMGPVDEDDIALTYGGQAGINLVLNCCLRGDRPVVLAEDLAYPGFRHAARLSRAEMIGVALDQHGLRPDALEAACRRHQAQILFLTTEAQNPTSVRMPEHRRSEIAVIARAYDLQIVEDDCYTVPDCPYPMIRAHAPERTWYIGSFSKSVSAALRFGYLVCPRGMGNAGRLTAQHISFSLPRPVADMALDLFQSGAAQRLRAEVQAELSARLTMMVESLSTQDILWQPGLPILWLRLPSGWRSSTFTRAAQAAGILIRSADEYALVNGHAPNAVRLAVAGGVPRDLYARALQRLRDLLNNPPADLAV; from the coding sequence GTGACAGATACAAATTGGTGCCCTGACCTGACACAATATGAAGGTCCGAAGTATCTCGCGCTATCGCGCGCGCTGCGTGATGCGGTGCGGAATGGAACATTGCCGGCGGAATCACGGCTGCCCACCGTGCGGGATCTGGCGTGGCGGCTGGAGATCACGCCCGGGACGGTCTCGCGCGCCTATCAACTCGCGACGCAGGAAGGTCTGTTGCAGGCGACCGTGGGGCGGGGCACCTTCGTGGCAGCCACATCGCCGCAACTGGGGCCGACGCAACCGTTGATCGTGGACCGCGCTCTGGTCGGGCAGGGGACGGTGGACCTGCGCTCGCCCAGCCTGCCGCATCTGGGGCAGGCGCAGGCCTTCCGGTCGGCCATGCTCCGCGTGGCCGACAAGATCGAGGATGACTATGTCGATTATCAGACCCAGGCCGCCGAGATGGATCTGCGGCTGGCCGTGGTCGACTGGGTGGCGGATCGGCAGATGGGGCCGGTGGACGAGGATGACATCGCCCTGACCTATGGCGGGCAGGCGGGCATCAATCTCGTGCTGAACTGCTGCCTGCGTGGGGATCGCCCCGTCGTGCTGGCCGAAGATCTGGCCTATCCGGGGTTTCGCCATGCCGCCCGCCTGTCGCGGGCCGAAATGATCGGCGTGGCCCTTGACCAGCATGGCCTGCGCCCCGACGCGTTGGAAGCGGCCTGCCGCCGCCATCAGGCACAGATCCTGTTCCTGACGACCGAGGCGCAGAATCCGACGTCCGTCCGAATGCCGGAACACCGCCGGTCGGAAATCGCGGTGATCGCCCGCGCCTATGATCTGCAGATCGTCGAGGATGACTGTTATACCGTGCCGGATTGCCCGTATCCCATGATCCGCGCGCACGCCCCCGAACGGACGTGGTATATCGGCAGCTTTTCGAAATCCGTCTCGGCCGCCCTGCGCTTTGGATATCTTGTCTGTCCCCGGGGCATGGGAAATGCGGGACGTCTGACGGCGCAGCATATCAGCTTTTCCTTGCCGCGCCCGGTCGCCGACATGGCGCTGGACCTTTTTCAAAGCGGCGCGGCCCAGCGTCTGCGGGCCGAGGTGCAGGCCGAACTGTCGGCCCGCCTGACCATGATGGTGGAATCCCTGTCCACGCAGGACATCTTGTGGCAGCCGGGGTTGCCGATCCTGTGGCTGCGCCTGCCGTCGGGGTGGCGATCCTCCACCTTCACCCGCGCGGCGCAGGCGGCGGGCATCCTGATCCGGTCGGCGGACGAATATGCGCTGGTGAACGGCCACGCGCCGAACGCGGTGCGGCTTGCCGTCGCGGGGGGCGTTCCGCGCGATCTTTATGCACGCGCCTTGCAGCGACTGCGGGATCTGCTGAACAATCCACCAGCCGATCTGGCGGTCTGA
- a CDS encoding ABC transporter permease: MAQTGRGPGSDARGGLFLIAPPAIYALLLLAVPLALLALYSVWTDGYLEIVREFTWANYIETWTNPLYRSVLIRSLVVALLVTLATVVLAFPVAYFVSFHVKPQRKATWLFLITIPFWTSYLIRVFLWKVILGYNGVMNAGLMKLGVISEPLTFLLYNTNAIVITLAHAYAPFAILPIFVALERIDRSLLEAGQDLGESKFATFRRVTLPLAMPGVVGAVLIVFIPTIGDYVTPQLVGGPEGRMVANLIQLQYLRLDNYPLGSAIAISAMGVVAILSAVLLLATRRYTRVRA; this comes from the coding sequence ATGGCGCAGACAGGGCGGGGACCGGGGTCCGACGCGCGGGGGGGCCTGTTCCTCATCGCGCCACCGGCGATCTATGCCCTCCTGCTGCTGGCGGTTCCGTTGGCGCTCCTCGCGCTCTACAGCGTCTGGACGGACGGTTATCTGGAGATCGTGCGGGAGTTCACCTGGGCCAATTACATCGAAACCTGGACCAACCCGCTTTACCGCTCGGTCCTGATCCGGTCGCTGGTGGTGGCCTTGCTCGTCACGCTGGCCACGGTGGTGCTGGCCTTTCCCGTCGCCTATTTCGTCAGCTTCCACGTCAAGCCGCAGCGAAAGGCGACATGGCTGTTCCTGATCACCATTCCATTCTGGACCAGCTATCTGATCCGTGTGTTTCTGTGGAAGGTCATCCTCGGCTATAACGGGGTGATGAATGCCGGCCTGATGAAGCTGGGTGTGATCTCGGAGCCGTTGACCTTCCTGCTCTACAACACCAACGCGATCGTCATCACGCTGGCGCACGCCTATGCGCCCTTTGCCATTCTGCCGATCTTCGTCGCGCTGGAACGGATTGACCGTTCCCTGCTGGAGGCGGGGCAGGATCTGGGGGAATCGAAATTCGCCACCTTCCGCCGGGTCACGCTGCCGCTGGCGATGCCGGGGGTGGTGGGGGCCGTGCTGATCGTCTTCATCCCCACCATTGGCGACTACGTGACACCGCAGCTTGTGGGCGGGCCGGAGGGGCGGATGGTCGCAAACCTGATCCAGTTGCAATACCTGCGGCTGGACAATTACCCCCTCGGGTCGGCCATCGCGATTTCGGCGATGGGGGTCGTGGCGATCCTCAGCGCGGTGCTGTTGCTGGCGACGCGCCGTTACACGCGGGTCCGGGCATGA